From the genome of Miscanthus floridulus cultivar M001 unplaced genomic scaffold, ASM1932011v1 os_2617_1_2, whole genome shotgun sequence:
AATCAACAAAAAGAAATTCTCAATCCAAAATGGTACACTGAATTAAAAAATGCATAAAATGCCTGAAATAACAGAAACAAACTCCCTCCTAGCCAATGTCTACATTTGGAGACTGCATATACAAAGACAGGCTCATCCATAAAAATCCTGGAATCAATCTGCCCATCAGCCTGAAGGCAAATGCTTCCCTAACAAAAGAATGCTGGAATCAATCTGCCCATCAGCATGAAGGCATGTGCTCTCCTAAATTCCTAACGCAGCCGCATCATCAGCCTAATGCTTATTTCAATCTCGTCTCTCACTGAAACTTAGTTGAAGCGTCCACCCTATTCAGAACCGTTGGCCTCCTTTGAAACTTCAGGCAAGTAGAACAATATGAATCAAAGGTACAACCCAAACACATCAGCGGACACGTTTCACTTGACATGCAATCATCCGCAACATTACAGCGATAATGAGTCACGTCAGGAGTAGTTTTCAGCAGTACGACCTAGAACCTATCTAATGCAACCTCGGACGCTACCGTCACAACAATCACGACCATAATATGAATCGAGAGATCCAGATCAAGGGGAAATGAAGGGGCACGAACCTGGAGGTGCTCGGGGAGGTACTGGTGCTTCATGGAGAGGTCCATGGCACGCTTGAGGCGCTGGATGCGTGCATCGACCACCTCCATGGGAAGCCTCCCGAGCGCCTCCTTGATGTCCAGGTCGAAGTAGGGGTCGTACAGGTCGTCGTACCTCAGCCCTGTTGGGTCGGATCACCGGATCACACGCACGCAGCAGATCCGAAACGCAACGCCAGTCAGATCAAGGGAACAAGAAGGAAAATGACGAAATCGCGAAGGGAACCCGGCAGGATCGAGGCCATCTCGGATCCGGGATTACCGTATTTCCTGAGGCGCGAGGAAACGGCGTGCATGTGGAGGCGCGCGAGCGGGTTGCGGCGCGGGTTCACCAGCCAGTTGGACAGCGCGTTCATCAACGACGACATGGTGGCGGCGCCGGGACCGAAAACCTCTTCCTCGTCTCGTGCGGCGGCGGGACGCGTTGTTGTCCTTCACCTCCTCGCTTTTGGGGCAGAGAAGAAGAGGAGCGGTGGTGGGCGTGCGTGGGTGCGTGGACGCCGTCTCGGGCCGGGGCCTTTGGAAACTAAATGGGCTGGGTACTAATAGCCGGCCCGCACCGAAGAATTTTTGGCCTTATGGGCTTGCCCATCGTGTTCGGTTTGGAAAGCCTCTGCAGTGGATACGGTCCCAGATCGCAAAGTTTAATAAGCGACCGGTCGCGCTCCGCCTCCAGCGCGCGACACCCGTCCGtgacgggccggcccagtagtggCCATCGCCTCCCTAGGCCGAAGCACCAATCCCCACTCCGGGCgtctccttctccacctccttcGTTCGCAGCACACCTCTGCGCTCCGATCGAACCTCCCGCATGCCGTGTCCGAGACGAGATGAGCGAGCAAGCAGCGGTCGACGAAACGCCCCCGACGCTCTCATGCCGCACCGCGCTCTGCGGCGCGCTCTCGGTACACGGCCGGTGTGCGGAGGCGCTGGCGTTGCTCGCCGtcccggaggcggcggcggacggcAGGGCGGTGACGGTGCTCCTGGCGGCGTGCGCGCGCCGGGATGGTGACCGAGGGGAGGCGCGTGTTCGCGAGGGTGCCTCGACCCGCTCTGCAGCACTACACGTGCATGGTGGAGATACTCGGGCGCGCCGGGAGGTGGAAGAGGCGGAGGGCCTAGTGGTCGGGATGGAGGCGCATCCGGACAGGGTCATCTTCCTGGCGCTCCTCGCCATGTGCACGGCCGCGTCAACGTCGCCGAGCCGGTGTCCGAGCTCATGCGCCGGTATGGTATTGAGTGAAAACGCACGGTCTGACTAATGAATCAGCAGTTGAAATGCAGTTCAGACCCAAGATCTGATCATCCATCATCGTGCATCTTTTGCGATGATTGCTTGGACATGAACCTGACTATGTGGTAGTGACCTAGTGTTTCCTGTTAGTACATTGGATTCTATTCAGTCGTTCATGCAGCAAGAGCCCTCCTAGCTTCTAAAATCAGAAATCTATTGACTGTCAGTCTGTCTGCTGTGGTGAAGGTCTTCAGGTCAGTTCTGGCATCACATGAACATTGCGCCTGAATGCAACAAATGGCCATGAGATGTGTGTATATAGATTGTCATGCCAATTTTCTTGTCTCAGTCTGTAAATTGTCACATCAACTTTGTTGGAGCTACCAGTACAGCCAGGACTTGTGAAACATGGATGCTTGATTACAAAATTTTAACTTTTAGTCAAGTTTTGTGCAACAAGGTTCTGATTGAGATTTCCATGAAACTAACAAATTTGGCGTTGTTGTCATGTCAGGGAACTTGTGGTGATGCACACTCATAATTAAGGTCTAGAAGCTGCCGAGTTTCCTACATGTTCCGTGGTATGGAATGTATCTGCTAATATTGTTGAAAATGGAATATTAATGGCCAATGTAAGAATCTTAACATCCAGCGGTGCCATATTTCCTGAGTTAACATGAAGATTTTTCTTTTTCATTGTGTCTACATTAGTTTTCAACTTCTATTTGTCAATTTCAGTCTCATTATCTTGTTGTCAATTTCAGTTTTAGTAttatatttctttctttcttttattttattttatctaCTTTAGTCCTCAAGAACTAAAATTGTCGATTTCAGTTCAATTTTCTGGATGTTATTTTCAGTTTCAGTTTTTTCACTGTTTTGTACTATTTACCCACTTGTGATGAGATCTATGAAACTATTTAGCCACTTGTGATGAGATCTATGAAATAAGACCGATGCATGTGTTTTCAAAATAGTTTGTATGTACTAGCAACTTATGTTATATATGTAATAGCTATTTATGTATTAAGCTTGTAGCAACATATATATTAACCTTCCAACAAATTATATAAACTAGCAAACGTGTAGCAACTTATGTATTAAGCGTATAGCAACTTATTTGTCAATTTCAGTATTCATTATTTGTTGTCACTTTCAATTCTAGTTCATTGTACTTtcagttttagttttttttattgtgTCTTctttagtttttattttctattttcaattttagttttattttttgtttgtcaatttcagttctatttttttattaatttcagttTCATTTTGCAGCAAGTCATGTTTGCTGGATTTTGTAATAACCGTCTGCTAGTTGGAAGCAAGTCTTTTTTTAATGTTTTTCATTGTGTCCGTTTTAGTTATCATTTCCTATTTGTCATTTTCAGTTTTATTTTCTCGTTGTCATTTTCAGTATTAGTGTCTGGTAGCTATTTTCAGTGGTTCAATTTTTTGTTCAGGTTTGAATGCCAATTTAAATCCTGCATGTTAACTATTCTTCAATATTTCCTTCTTTTAAATATTTCTTTTTTTAATGCTTATTTTAGTTTCAGTTTAATGAGTTTTGAgcaatttcattttttttttgtttgtcaaTTTCAATTTTTCCCTATAATTTTACTTTCAATGCTATtttgcattttttttgttttttagtcatattttttttagttttagaTTTCAGTCACCTTTTAGGTCTCCTGCATATTAGTTGCCTCACCTACAATATATAAGTTGTTACAAAAGGGTAGCTATTGAACACATAAGTTGCCACAAAAGAATTTGCCTCCTAGTTTCAGTTttttcagtcaagtttttttttagttttattaGTTCCAGTTTTCAGTGTTGTCTTTTTAATATTTCTTAGTCTCAGTTCTCAGTCACCCTTTTAGGTTTGAATGCATTCCTAAATCGTACATATTAGTTGTATAATAACTTATTTCATTTTTTCTCAATTATTTGTTTCGTTTTCTGGTTGTTAATTTCTTTTTTAGTCACCGGTAATTTCAGTTTCTGTTTTTTTTCACTGATTTTTACTATTTAGCCACTTGTGATGAGATCTATAAAATAAGACTATGGTACATGTGTTTCAAAATAGTTTTTATGTACTGACAACTTATGTTATATATGTAATAGCTATTTATGTATTAAGCGTGTAGCAACCTATATATTAACCTTCCAACAAATTATATATACTAGCAAACGTGTAGCAACTTATGTATTAAGCGTGTAGCAACTTATTTGTCAATTTCAgttttcattatttgttgtcATTTTCAATTCTTGTTTATTGTGCTTtcagttttagttttttttattgtgTCTTctttagttttt
Proteins encoded in this window:
- the LOC136535214 gene encoding cytochrome b-c1 complex subunit 7-like, which produces MSSLMNALSNWLVNPRRNPLARLHMHAVSSRLRKYGLRYDDLYDPYFDLDIKEALGRLPMEVVDARIQRLKRAMDLSMKHQYLPEHLQAQQVPFRGYLSDMLALVKKENAEREALGALPLYQRTLP
- the LOC136535204 gene encoding uncharacterized protein, whose protein sequence is MSEQAAVDETPPTLSCRTALCGALSVHGRCAEALALLAVPEAAADGRAVTVLLAACARRDGDRGEARVREGASTRSAALHVHGGDTRARREVEEAEGLVVGMEAHPDRVIFLALLAMCTAASTSPSRCPSSCAGNLW